The nucleotide window AACATTAGCTTGCAGATATCAGTTgcaaatcaaaacaaacatggCAGATGAAGTGAAGCTTTACAGGACATGGTCAAGTCCATATGGTTTGAGGATCGTTTGGGCGATGCATATCAAAGGGATCGAATACGAAAATGTCTTTGAAGATTTAAGCCAGAAGAGCCCTCCACTCCTCCAGTATAATCCTGTTCACAAAAAGATTCCTGTACTTGTACACAAAGGCAAGCCAATCTGTGAATCACTGGTGATTCTCGAGTATATCGATGAGACATGGAAGAAGGAAACAACTCCTTTGCTACCTCAGGATCCTTATGAGAAAGCCATGGCCCGTTTTTGGGCAAAATTTGTGGACGACAAGGTAAAATACCATTGATCTCAAATCAGAAATGCAATTTCTGTTAACTATTTTCATGTATCTATATAATTTGACTTTAGGCCACTAATTTTATTGAGTTGCACCTGTATATTAACATTTGAACAAAGTGATCAGTCAGACAATAGGCATTTTCAGTTATTGAATTTATCATTTTCGTTGATATTTATCTTTCATGATCTGCAGCTTCTGCCATCAGTATGGAGTGTTTTCACAGAAAAAGGATATGAGGCAAAAAAGGAAGCTCTTGTTCCAGCCGTGCAAAACCTAGAAATCATTGAAGAGCAATTGAAAGAGAAGAAATTTTTTGGTGGAGAAAGTATAGGATATGTGGATCTTGCACTTGGTTGGATGGCGTATCTGCTTGATGTGTTTGAGGAGGTAATCGATCTGAAGTTGTTTGATGCACACAAATTTCCGCTCTTATCAGGATGGATGAAAAACTTTTGTGATGCTCCGGCAATCAAACAACACTTGCCACCACGAGACAAACTAGTAACCAGATTCCAACTgtttcatgaaaaatttcagaCAGCAAATTAAATGGTGAAATTGCTGCAGAATAAGTATTACATAGTTTATGGAAATAACAACAAGCTGATTGTGGAGCTGTTTGTATGATCAAAGTACTTTTCGATATGCTTTCTGGTTATGTATCAGGAATAATAGAAGCTATATATCTTTAACTTTTATTAATAACTGAGGGAAGTGTTGTGTACTAAAGAAGAGATCGAGACTATATCAACTTTGCATTTTTACAAAGTAACGTTTACCCCTTCAAATGCTCTCCTATTCCGCTTTTTTCACATGACCTACATGATTGCTAAAGTAACAACTCTCCATATCCATGGGCAACTTTGCTTAACCTTTTTCGTTGTGCCTGATagtggtaaaaaaaattgtaatggTAAAATTATCTAAAGTGCAAATTGTAATAGTATTAGTTTTGAACGGCAATTGTAATATTAGTAAAATTGCAATTTTATACCAATAATGAATGCAACATTTCCTTGTATCTCtttataatttagaaaataatactCCTCGTAGCATTTTCAAAGGCAGTCTTAGTTACATTGGCATGCAAAGCTCTTTCCCGACCATACAAAGCAAAAACTCTTACGTGAGACCACATTGcttgtaattattttgcaaCATCTTGACATATAAAATCGTTTTGATATCTGGAAATGATACTGTTCTACGAGGTTTCATNGAGACAAACTAGTAACCAGATTCCAACTgtttcatgaaaaatttcag belongs to Solanum stenotomum isolate F172 chromosome 1, ASM1918654v1, whole genome shotgun sequence and includes:
- the LOC125846059 gene encoding glutathione transferase GST 23-like isoform X5; translated protein: MADEVKLYRTWSSPYGLRIVWAMHIKGIEYENVFEDLSQKSPPLLQYNPVHKKIPVLVHKGKPICESLVILEYIDETWKKETTPLLPQDPYEKAMARFWAKFVDDKLLPSVWSVFTEKGYEAKKEALVPAVQNLEIIEEQLKEKKFFGGESIGYVDLALGWMAYLLDVFEEVIDLKLFDAHKFPLLSGWMKNFCDAPAIKQHLPPRDKLVTRFQLFHEKFQTAN